Proteins from one Desulfonema limicola genomic window:
- a CDS encoding toll/interleukin-1 receptor domain-containing protein, producing the protein MDLLQNNISQWLNKMGFKRNPFSEIDAAVEDYLEEYFVFPSGFEDMRAMNSSVLYAKQGDGKTACCRMLEQLCKFDDYEGCKIFSVKYDDFQKCVEKTDGNLKAVTARMHVETILRNALPDLYKIIVANPKYILKNIDLLPYLLQFLKQYSNFTISYHLNEAIKDTGIKLNTLKSVTLSKSLEGFLDKIESDYHPNIRLVVAMLEYLEIDVSLNELTPSKLMEIFFDIIDACEFDALFILIDNVDGLRETYANPEACVSLLSDIVSSTPLMSIPKVFFKFFLPIEIKSLLDNFRAFNIEHVRPITIEWSGDGMQKILKNRLITTKYRSHPIQSLDEISEVQLRGQIDQKIVKNSKTPRDLVKLGKKILTETNKCGSDLITEQILEQVLLKKETNFENLGENKKAIFISYANEDEKMAMRLYEDLIKQGFSPWITKKNLDVGLDIEYGISAAIKDSKYFLALSSSNSVSKKGFAQKEIKKALKILDLIPSSEIFIIPVRIDECEVKNEKLQSIHSADLFPCYEDGFNKILKTLKKEQ; encoded by the coding sequence ATGGATTTATTACAAAACAATATTTCTCAATGGTTGAACAAAATGGGTTTTAAAAGAAATCCATTTTCTGAAATAGATGCTGCAGTAGAAGATTATTTAGAGGAATATTTTGTTTTTCCTTCTGGTTTTGAAGATATGCGTGCTATGAACTCGTCTGTCCTTTATGCAAAACAAGGGGATGGAAAAACAGCCTGCTGCCGTATGCTGGAACAGTTATGTAAATTTGATGATTATGAAGGATGTAAGATTTTTAGTGTAAAATATGATGATTTTCAAAAGTGTGTTGAAAAAACAGATGGTAATTTAAAAGCTGTGACAGCCCGTATGCATGTAGAAACAATCCTAAGAAACGCTCTTCCTGATTTGTATAAAATTATAGTGGCAAATCCCAAATACATATTAAAGAATATTGATTTATTGCCATATTTGTTACAATTTTTAAAACAGTACAGCAATTTTACGATAAGCTATCATCTTAATGAAGCGATTAAAGATACAGGAATTAAACTAAATACCCTTAAGTCTGTTACTTTAAGCAAATCACTTGAAGGTTTCTTGGACAAAATTGAATCAGATTATCATCCAAACATTCGGCTTGTTGTGGCAATGCTGGAATATTTAGAGATTGATGTTTCCCTTAATGAATTAACGCCATCAAAATTGATGGAGATTTTTTTTGATATTATAGATGCTTGTGAATTTGATGCATTGTTCATACTTATTGATAATGTTGACGGATTAAGAGAAACTTATGCAAATCCTGAAGCATGTGTTTCTTTGTTAAGCGATATTGTCAGTTCTACACCTTTAATGAGCATACCAAAAGTGTTTTTTAAATTTTTTCTTCCCATAGAGATAAAATCACTGTTAGATAATTTTAGGGCTTTTAATATTGAACATGTCAGACCTATTACTATAGAATGGTCTGGTGATGGTATGCAAAAAATACTTAAAAACAGGTTAATAACTACAAAGTATAGAAGTCACCCAATTCAAAGTTTAGATGAAATAAGTGAGGTTCAGCTAAGGGGTCAAATTGATCAAAAGATTGTTAAAAATTCAAAAACGCCAAGAGATTTAGTAAAATTAGGGAAAAAAATTTTAACAGAAACTAATAAATGTGGTTCTGATTTGATTACAGAGCAAATTCTTGAACAAGTGTTGTTAAAAAAAGAAACAAATTTTGAAAATCTGGGGGAAAATAAAAAAGCAATTTTTATCAGCTATGCAAATGAAGATGAAAAGATGGCAATGAGACTTTATGAGGATCTCATAAAACAGGGTTTCAGTCCTTGGATTACAAAGAAGAATTTAGATGTTGGTTTAGATATAGAATACGGCATTTCAGCCGCTATTAAGGATAGTAAATATTTTTTAGCTTTATCATCCTCAAATTCGGTTTCAAAAAAAGGTTTTGCTCAAAAAGAAATAAAAAAAGCTTTGAAGATACTTGATTTAATACCTTCTTCAGAAATATTTATTATTCCAGTCCGTATTGATGAGTGTGAAGTAAAGAATGAGAAACTGCAAAGCATTCATTCCGCGGATCTTTTCCCTTGCTACGAAGATGGTTTTAATAAAATTTTAAAAACACTCAAAAAAGAACAATAA
- a CDS encoding P-loop ATPase, Sll1717 family, which yields MQIGIDRWLEAYGFTGNPFASREASKENHLNEYFVAPPYFDEVLGDASSPQTTLIFAPRGGGKTAQRAMVDYHCKPKQTHENILSITYTDFTPVVEMVKKDLLQITARNHVDEILKRTIVSLCHYLTEIPSVIDCFHKMPDVDKLYLQWFISTYADYLTPRQVSKLNKEKINFLINDDEKIPANIAKYLQSKVNMPPADLLRDLSELLYALNFDAVYVLVDSVDEFDLTADDPCAAITLIEPLLADLTVMDLPKVAFKFFLPAELEKLIQSRPAIRQDRLIFRRIEWTDDVLLELLQRRLEAFSKHSSLDALCVPELRGRIEKEMIKIADGSPRSLIRLGTLLLSEHCELAVDNSYEGWLIKEKALDAAKKKFEKEIIFNWGSGQLQEDEPAKKIEKSLRDTNKYLNQVTSTFPAPIAMVCRDFNVQIAPQQKFKRLLDLFEVTMIFSAFVLIFEYVSKTSSNKEKNPKKFWAEL from the coding sequence ATGCAAATCGGCATAGATCGTTGGCTGGAAGCTTACGGCTTTACAGGAAATCCTTTTGCCAGTCGTGAAGCCAGCAAAGAAAATCATCTTAACGAGTATTTTGTTGCTCCTCCATATTTTGATGAAGTATTAGGGGATGCATCTTCACCACAGACAACGTTGATCTTTGCCCCTCGCGGTGGTGGCAAGACTGCACAACGGGCAATGGTGGATTATCATTGCAAGCCAAAACAAACCCATGAAAATATTTTAAGTATCACATACACTGATTTCACACCAGTTGTAGAAATGGTCAAAAAGGACCTGCTTCAAATCACTGCCCGCAATCATGTTGACGAAATTCTTAAGCGTACAATTGTTTCGTTATGTCATTATTTGACAGAAATTCCCTCAGTAATTGATTGTTTTCATAAAATGCCGGATGTTGATAAGCTTTATCTTCAATGGTTTATTTCAACATATGCAGACTACCTTACTCCCAGACAAGTTAGTAAGCTTAATAAAGAAAAAATAAATTTTTTAATTAACGATGATGAAAAAATACCTGCAAATATTGCTAAATATCTGCAATCAAAAGTAAATATGCCTCCTGCTGATTTATTGCGCGACCTTTCTGAATTGTTATATGCTTTAAATTTTGATGCTGTTTATGTTCTTGTGGATAGCGTAGATGAATTTGATCTTACTGCTGATGATCCATGTGCTGCAATTACGCTTATAGAACCTCTTTTAGCTGATTTAACTGTTATGGATTTGCCTAAAGTAGCTTTTAAATTCTTTTTGCCTGCTGAACTTGAGAAATTAATTCAATCTCGGCCTGCGATACGTCAGGACAGGTTAATTTTCAGGCGTATTGAATGGACTGATGATGTTTTGCTGGAACTTCTTCAGAGACGACTGGAAGCATTCAGTAAACATTCAAGTCTGGATGCGCTTTGTGTGCCTGAACTAAGGGGCAGGATTGAAAAAGAAATGATAAAGATTGCAGACGGCTCTCCCCGCAGTTTAATCCGATTGGGAACGCTTTTATTGTCTGAGCATTGCGAATTGGCAGTGGATAATTCTTATGAGGGATGGCTGATAAAGGAAAAGGCTCTGGATGCAGCAAAAAAAAAATTTGAAAAAGAAATTATATTCAACTGGGGCAGCGGTCAATTACAAGAAGATGAACCAGCTAAAAAAATTGAAAAAAGCTTAAGAGATACAAATAAGTATCTAAACCAGGTTACTTCTACTTTTCCTGCACCTATTGCTATGGTTTGCCGTGATTTCAATGTACAAATTGCACCACAGCAAAAATTCAAGCGGCTGCTTGATCTTTTTGAAGTTACTATGATCTTTTCTGCTTTTGTACTAATTTTTGAATATGTTTCTAAAACATCATCAAATAAAGAAAAAAATCCAAAAAAATTTTGGGCAGAGCTGTAA
- a CDS encoding DUF3568 family protein: MLRNIIFIILFPVILTTAGCGIFAGAMTGAGVFSYMNGELTRSYQSDFNTTVKACTDALQASNLTIKETILEGLSAKITSEYYNGKPVSIKIMRYETNISKVSIRSGIMGVWDKDLSEQIHVSIAGYLQQ, encoded by the coding sequence ATGCTTAGAAATATTATCTTTATTATCCTTTTTCCGGTTATTCTAACAACAGCAGGGTGCGGTATTTTTGCAGGAGCAATGACAGGAGCTGGTGTTTTTTCATATATGAATGGTGAACTGACACGTTCATATCAATCAGACTTTAACACAACTGTCAAAGCATGTACCGATGCACTTCAAGCCAGCAATCTGACCATAAAAGAGACGATATTAGAGGGGCTGTCTGCTAAAATAACCAGTGAATATTATAATGGAAAACCTGTTTCCATAAAAATTATGAGATATGAAACCAATATTTCCAAAGTATCTATTCGTTCTGGTATTATGGGGGTATGGGATAAAGATTTGTCTGAACAGATTCATGTCAGTATTGCCGGTTATCTTCAACAATAA
- the tilS gene encoding tRNA lysidine(34) synthetase TilS, whose translation MSVLPVIFNNKFLKAVFGTINKYRMLAPYDSVLAGVSGGPDSIVLVNVLRHFCSKFSLNLGIAHLNHCLRGENSDNDACFVAELSRRLELPCFIERKDVKLFQKQNKLSLEEAGRRVRYDFFEQTAKKNGYNKIALGHHADDNAELVLMYMIRGSGPRGLSGISPVRSQRYIRPLIHNTRHEIMEFIQTNDLAYVIDMSNQDTRYLRNRIRHQLIPDLKALYNPEISCSLNRLSSIIRDEEQWIEEITAPVFKSCVIWEKKGQINLCISELNKLHDSAKRRVIRKTIEQVKGSLRRISFSHIEDILTLAKTNKGPGALDLPDQVRVKKNHKSILIVKEKSDLRSVHFNSCLDIIPYKYTIQKPGSLNINETGMCLNFSVLETGFEDLDFRENNQAFFDMDMVKFPLIVRTFIPGDRFTPQGMTGTQKVKKFFINNKISAKDRARCPILVCQNKIIWLAGFRIDESVKVTQSTRKVLKAELLLA comes from the coding sequence ATGTCAGTATTGCCGGTTATCTTCAACAATAAATTCCTTAAAGCTGTTTTTGGAACAATTAATAAATACAGGATGCTTGCCCCGTATGACTCGGTGCTTGCAGGTGTTTCAGGGGGGCCTGATTCCATTGTACTTGTTAATGTTCTCAGGCATTTTTGCAGTAAATTTTCTTTAAATCTGGGAATAGCTCATCTTAATCACTGTCTCAGGGGAGAAAATTCTGATAATGATGCCTGTTTTGTTGCTGAACTCAGCCGCAGGCTTGAACTGCCCTGTTTTATTGAAAGAAAAGATGTAAAGCTTTTTCAGAAACAAAATAAATTATCTTTGGAAGAAGCCGGCCGCCGGGTTCGTTATGATTTTTTTGAACAAACTGCAAAAAAAAACGGTTATAACAAGATTGCCCTGGGACATCATGCTGACGATAATGCAGAACTGGTTTTAATGTATATGATCCGGGGAAGCGGTCCCCGGGGTCTTTCCGGGATCAGTCCGGTGCGCAGTCAAAGATATATCCGTCCTCTTATTCATAATACCCGTCATGAAATCATGGAATTTATTCAAACCAATGACCTGGCGTATGTTATAGACATGAGCAACCAGGATACCAGGTATCTCAGAAACCGTATCCGCCATCAGCTTATCCCTGATTTAAAAGCACTTTACAACCCTGAAATATCATGCTCTCTTAACAGACTTTCCTCTATTATAAGAGATGAAGAACAATGGATTGAAGAAATAACAGCTCCTGTTTTCAAAAGCTGTGTTATATGGGAAAAAAAAGGCCAGATAAACCTTTGTATTTCAGAACTGAATAAACTGCATGATTCTGCAAAACGCAGGGTTATCAGGAAAACTATTGAACAGGTAAAAGGCAGCCTGCGCCGTATTTCATTTTCCCATATTGAAGATATACTAACCCTGGCAAAAACAAATAAAGGACCCGGGGCACTTGATCTGCCTGATCAAGTCAGGGTTAAAAAAAATCATAAATCTATTTTGATTGTAAAAGAAAAATCTGATCTGCGCTCTGTTCATTTTAATTCATGCCTGGATATTATCCCTTATAAATATACAATACAAAAACCTGGAAGCCTGAACATCAATGAAACCGGCATGTGCCTGAACTTTTCAGTTCTTGAAACAGGGTTTGAGGATTTGGATTTCAGGGAAAATAACCAGGCTTTTTTTGACATGGATATGGTCAAATTTCCTTTGATTGTAAGAACCTTTATTCCTGGAGACCGGTTTACACCACAAGGAATGACTGGAACCCAAAAAGTTAAAAAGTTTTTCATAAACAATAAAATTTCTGCAAAAGACCGTGCCAGGTGTCCCATACTTGTCTGTCAAAACAAGATAATATGGCTTGCAGGTTTCAGGATAGATGAATCTGTAAAAGTAACACAGTCAACACGAAAGGTACTAAAGGCAGAACTTTTGCTTGCCTAA
- the ftsH gene encoding ATP-dependent zinc metalloprotease FtsH, translating into MNPFYKNLALWLVITLMMIMLYNLFNQQPVTETSVSYTEFMSMVDSGAVAEVVIQGQDLVVTDTSRKRFKIYAPRDNDLIRRLEQKGVVIKAKPPAESPWYMSLLVSWFPMMVLIGVWIFFMKQMQSGGGKAMSFGKSRARLMSENSEKITFEDVAGIDEAKEELGEIVEFLRDPKKFTRLGGRIPKGVLLMGPPGTGKTLLGRAIAGEAGVPFFSISGSDFVEMFVGVGASRVRDLFVQGKKNAPCIIFIDEIDAVGRHRGAGLGGGHDEREQTLNQLLVEMDGFESNEGVILVAATNRPDVLDPALMRPGRFDRQVVVSLPDVKGREKILKVHMKKTPVSPDVATISLAKGTPGFSGADLENLVNEAALLAAKRNKDKVDMVDFEDAKDKVYMGLERKSMVLSEEDRKVTAYHEGGHALVARFLPDTDPVNKITIIPRGRALGVTWYLPDEKYTIFKDQYENKLAYTLGGRAAEEIIFKKITAGASNDIKQATQLAENMVRVWGMSELLGPVSYAKGDEQVFLGREIAQRRDHSDEIAEKIDQEIAKLIHTAHRKALSILNDNIDILHKLTEVLLEKETILGAELDDIITSMRPGIELFKYSSDETEDKKHAGELKSK; encoded by the coding sequence TTGAACCCGTTTTACAAAAATCTTGCATTGTGGCTGGTCATTACTCTGATGATGATAATGCTCTATAATCTTTTTAATCAGCAGCCTGTAACTGAAACCAGTGTCAGTTATACAGAATTTATGAGTATGGTAGATTCAGGAGCAGTTGCAGAGGTTGTTATCCAGGGACAAGATCTTGTTGTTACTGATACCAGCCGGAAACGTTTTAAAATATATGCTCCCAGGGACAATGATCTTATAAGAAGACTTGAGCAGAAAGGCGTAGTCATAAAAGCCAAACCTCCTGCTGAATCTCCCTGGTACATGTCGCTTTTGGTATCATGGTTTCCCATGATGGTACTTATAGGCGTATGGATATTTTTTATGAAGCAGATGCAGTCAGGAGGCGGAAAAGCCATGTCTTTCGGCAAAAGCCGCGCCAGGCTCATGTCTGAAAATTCAGAAAAAATAACCTTTGAGGATGTTGCCGGCATTGATGAGGCAAAAGAGGAACTTGGCGAAATAGTTGAATTTCTAAGAGATCCTAAAAAATTTACCCGTCTGGGAGGCCGGATTCCCAAAGGTGTTTTGCTTATGGGACCCCCGGGAACAGGCAAGACACTTTTGGGCCGTGCTATTGCAGGAGAGGCAGGAGTTCCTTTTTTCAGCATAAGCGGTTCTGATTTTGTTGAAATGTTTGTTGGTGTAGGAGCTTCCAGGGTACGCGATCTTTTTGTTCAAGGCAAAAAAAATGCTCCTTGCATAATTTTCATAGATGAAATTGATGCAGTAGGCCGCCACAGGGGAGCAGGTCTGGGCGGGGGGCATGATGAAAGGGAACAAACCTTAAACCAGCTTCTTGTTGAGATGGACGGGTTTGAATCCAATGAGGGTGTTATTCTTGTAGCAGCAACCAACAGGCCCGATGTTCTTGACCCTGCCCTTATGCGTCCAGGCAGATTTGACAGACAGGTTGTGGTATCCCTGCCTGATGTAAAAGGCCGTGAAAAGATACTTAAGGTTCATATGAAAAAAACACCAGTATCTCCAGATGTAGCAACTATCTCACTTGCAAAAGGAACACCTGGATTTTCCGGTGCTGACCTGGAAAACCTTGTAAATGAGGCAGCTCTTCTGGCAGCTAAACGTAATAAAGACAAGGTTGACATGGTTGATTTTGAAGATGCCAAAGACAAGGTTTATATGGGCCTTGAACGTAAATCAATGGTACTTTCCGAAGAAGACCGCAAAGTAACTGCATATCATGAAGGAGGCCATGCCCTTGTAGCACGTTTTCTTCCTGATACTGATCCTGTGAACAAGATAACCATTATACCAAGAGGCAGGGCTTTGGGTGTAACCTGGTATCTTCCTGATGAGAAATATACTATATTCAAGGATCAATATGAAAATAAACTGGCATATACTCTTGGAGGCAGGGCTGCTGAAGAGATTATCTTTAAAAAGATAACAGCCGGAGCATCCAATGATATAAAGCAGGCAACCCAGCTTGCAGAAAACATGGTCAGGGTCTGGGGAATGAGCGAACTGCTCGGTCCTGTATCCTATGCAAAAGGAGATGAGCAGGTTTTTCTTGGACGGGAAATAGCCCAGCGCCGGGATCATTCTGATGAGATTGCTGAAAAAATAGACCAGGAAATTGCCAAACTGATCCATACTGCCCATAGAAAAGCTTTATCAATCTTAAATGATAATATTGATATCCTGCATAAACTGACCGAGGTTCTTCTGGAAAAAGAAACAATACTGGGAGCTGAACTGGATGATATTATTACTTCCATGAGACCAGGCATAGAACTTTTTAAATACAGTTCTGATGAAACAGAAGATAAAAAACACGCAGGTGAATTAAAAAGCAAATAG
- the folP gene encoding dihydropteroate synthase, whose translation MKKKYKIQWHNHCLDLGAKTCVMGILNITPDSFSDGGYFFNTDLAVEQGMEMAAAGADIIDIGGESTRPFSDFVSAKEENDRVVPVIEKLAKRISIPISIDTNKANVAKKALKAGASIINDISALGMDPEMAALAAEFDVPVILMHMKGRPKTMQVSPEYDDLIGDIKSFFKDVIDRAVKQGISRSRIIIDPGIGFGKNLEHNLTLINQLHEFESLDQPLLIGSSRKAFIRNILKPSGVKDLDPMLPEVETGTQASVAASIMRGAHIVRVHNVANTCATVKIIDAVLSK comes from the coding sequence ATGAAGAAAAAATATAAAATCCAATGGCATAATCACTGCCTTGATCTGGGAGCTAAAACCTGTGTAATGGGCATATTAAATATTACCCCTGACTCTTTTTCAGACGGGGGATATTTTTTTAATACCGACCTTGCTGTTGAACAGGGCATGGAAATGGCAGCAGCAGGAGCAGATATAATTGATATTGGCGGGGAATCAACACGCCCTTTTTCAGATTTTGTATCTGCAAAAGAGGAAAATGACAGGGTCGTACCTGTTATTGAAAAACTGGCAAAAAGGATTTCCATTCCAATATCCATAGATACAAACAAGGCCAATGTTGCCAAAAAAGCTCTTAAAGCAGGGGCTTCCATTATAAATGATATTTCTGCTCTGGGCATGGATCCTGAAATGGCAGCACTTGCAGCAGAGTTTGATGTTCCGGTAATTTTAATGCACATGAAGGGCAGACCCAAAACCATGCAGGTATCTCCTGAATATGATGATCTTATAGGGGATATTAAATCATTTTTTAAGGATGTTATTGACCGTGCTGTTAAACAAGGGATTTCAAGATCAAGGATTATCATTGATCCAGGCATTGGATTTGGCAAAAATCTTGAACATAACCTGACTCTGATAAACCAGCTTCATGAATTTGAATCCCTTGACCAGCCTTTATTGATAGGTTCTTCCAGAAAAGCATTTATACGAAATATTCTAAAACCTTCAGGAGTCAAAGACCTTGACCCAATGCTGCCCGAGGTGGAAACAGGAACCCAGGCCAGTGTTGCTGCTTCTATTATGCGAGGTGCCCATATCGTAAGGGTGCATAATGTTGCCAATACATGTGCAACTGTTAAAATTATTGATGCTGTGTTATCAAAGTAA
- a CDS encoding tetratricopeptide repeat protein, whose translation MNNTNIMKLFCILLLMIFFSCAPANKEEILKNQAKAIREVGVAYMQESNFSAALRELHKAELIYSNDPDLYNNLGLAYMAKKKLDLAVQYFKKAITLDPNYTAARNNLGTAYLAQENWDTAIETFLKVNEDLMFTTPHFPMTNLGWAYYNKGQLDIAEKYYKEALEHQPKYVIALRGLARIYTAKGDFIQALNTLDKALELAPRFPPLYMDLADLYTASSNHKEAVETYKKVIALFPDTEYSEQAKKKTGEMYLNLGN comes from the coding sequence ATGAACAATACAAATATTATGAAATTATTTTGTATATTACTGCTAATGATTTTTTTTTCATGTGCCCCTGCCAATAAGGAAGAAATACTCAAAAATCAGGCCAAAGCCATAAGGGAGGTTGGGGTTGCATATATGCAGGAATCAAATTTTTCAGCAGCACTCAGGGAACTTCATAAAGCTGAATTGATTTATTCCAATGATCCTGATCTTTACAACAATTTAGGGCTGGCATATATGGCAAAAAAAAAGCTGGATCTTGCAGTTCAATATTTTAAAAAAGCAATTACACTGGATCCCAATTATACTGCTGCAAGAAACAACCTGGGAACTGCCTATCTTGCCCAGGAAAACTGGGACACGGCTATTGAAACCTTTTTAAAGGTCAATGAAGACCTTATGTTTACAACCCCTCATTTTCCCATGACAAACCTGGGATGGGCTTATTATAACAAGGGACAGCTTGATATTGCTGAAAAATATTATAAAGAAGCCCTGGAACACCAGCCCAAATATGTTATTGCTTTAAGGGGCCTTGCCAGGATATATACTGCAAAAGGTGATTTTATCCAGGCTTTAAACACCCTTGACAAAGCTCTGGAGCTTGCTCCCCGATTTCCGCCTTTATATATGGATCTTGCAGACTTATACACTGCATCATCCAATCACAAGGAAGCAGTTGAAACCTATAAAAAGGTTATAGCATTATTTCCTGACACAGAATATTCAGAACAGGCAAAGAAGAAAACCGGGGAGATGTATCTTAACCTGGGAAATTGA
- a CDS encoding class I SAM-dependent methyltransferase has product MSDKIQDIDKHYSIGRIMDSIIQGLKAKGKDINNLKPEDLTPVDEFHTRGRISTMELAELFEFKPGLKVLDVGCGIGGSARYIARTFSCHVVGTDLIQEYMDAASQLAELVGMSEHVSFKQGNALELPFDSGSFDLVVTEHVQMNLKDKNKFYNEIARVLNSKGSMLFHDVFQGAGNGKPYYPVPWDEDGTISSLLTQEEAKEIIANAGFEVKKWIDKTRDSSDSFKTAAARVQKSGHPPLGLHILMGDTAKDKVVNMSKNLEEQKLSIVQGLAEKKSQPDSKLNFPG; this is encoded by the coding sequence ATGAGCGACAAAATTCAGGACATTGACAAACATTATAGTATTGGCCGGATAATGGATTCTATTATTCAGGGGCTTAAAGCTAAGGGTAAAGATATAAACAACTTGAAACCTGAAGATTTAACCCCTGTTGATGAATTTCATACCCGCGGGAGAATATCCACTATGGAGCTTGCAGAGCTTTTTGAGTTCAAGCCTGGATTAAAGGTTCTTGATGTTGGATGCGGGATTGGAGGTTCTGCCCGTTATATTGCCAGGACATTTTCATGTCATGTTGTTGGTACTGACTTGATCCAGGAATATATGGATGCTGCATCTCAACTGGCAGAACTTGTGGGCATGTCTGAACATGTAAGCTTTAAACAGGGGAATGCACTGGAGCTTCCTTTTGATTCAGGGAGCTTTGACCTTGTTGTAACAGAACATGTGCAGATGAATCTCAAGGATAAGAATAAATTTTATAATGAAATTGCCAGGGTTCTTAACAGCAAAGGATCCATGCTGTTCCATGACGTATTTCAGGGTGCAGGAAATGGAAAACCTTATTACCCGGTGCCCTGGGATGAAGATGGAACAATAAGCTCTCTTTTAACCCAGGAAGAGGCAAAAGAGATTATTGCAAATGCAGGGTTTGAGGTTAAAAAATGGATAGATAAAACCAGGGATTCCTCAGACAGTTTTAAAACAGCTGCAGCCAGGGTTCAGAAATCAGGGCATCCGCCTCTGGGACTTCATATATTAATGGGAGATACTGCAAAAGACAAGGTTGTGAATATGTCAAAAAATCTTGAGGAACAAAAACTCAGTATAGTTCAGGGGCTTGCAGAAAAAAAAAGTCAGCCTGATTCAAAACTCAATTTCCCAGGTTAA